From a single Phragmites australis chromosome 7, lpPhrAust1.1, whole genome shotgun sequence genomic region:
- the LOC133923842 gene encoding uncharacterized protein LOC133923842: MYNLSSDMASRIVQAPLSDLCSLQNPGNTPSVANGGTQGEVIEPIVVSAEDTQLSLAQQGDTAVSDEKPPLSAEQPIDMEISEPSLDEHLVQDENSSLDCKGNDGRSIASKSLKPGKTPSPDKMEYWKEHGFSSLIVASPDYEVESLVADLLPLLSYSAPFAIYHRNLQPLAMCMHSLQGSKMAIGLQISEPWLREYQVLPSRTHPHMQMDAFGGYILSGIRIHNTDCVI; the protein is encoded by the exons ATGTACAATTTGAGTAGTGACATGGCCAGCAG GATTGTTCAGGCGCCACTTAGTGACCTATGCTCATTGCAAAATCCTGGCAATACCCCTTCTGTTGCCAATGGTGGCACTCAGGGGGAGGTGATCGAACCTATTGTAGTATCAGCTGAGGATACACAGTTATCTCTGGCACAACAAGGTGACACAGCAGTATCAGATGAGAAGCCACCATTATCAGCAGAACAACCAATTGATATGGAGATCTCTGAGCCTTCATTGGATGAGCATCTTGTTCAGGACGAAAATTCGTCTTTAG ATTGCAAAGGCAATGATGGTAGGTCAATAGCATCCAAATCACTTAAACCCGGAAAGACACCATCACCAGATAAGATGGAATATTGGAAAGAACATGGCTTTAGCAG CTTGATTGTTGCTTCCCCGGACTATGAGGTTGAAAGTTTGGTTGCTGATCTGCTTCCACTATTGTCGTATTCAGCTCCATTTGCTATCTATCATCGGAATCTTCAG CCTCTTGCGATGTGCATGCATAGCTTGCAAGGATCAAAAATGGCTATTGGATTGCAGATTTCTGAACCCTGGCTTCGTGAATACCAG GTCCTTCCATCACGCACTCATCCACACATGCAAATGGACGCATTTGGTGGTTATATTTTGAGCGGCATAAGGATACACAATACAGATTGTGTAATATAG
- the LOC133923843 gene encoding subtilisin-like protease SBT3.5 produces the protein MVLVERAPPFMCTLIFATLLALQCLGGFAASSQVSAEEAKKLHIVYLGERQHEDADLVTASHHDFLASVLGSKEAAAESIIYSYKHGFSGFSAMLTESHATKIRGLPGVVSVRINQMHNTHTTRSWDFMGLPYNQPNGLLANAKMGDDIIIGIIDSGIWPESLSFEDDRYGPPPPKWKGICQSGDSFGPKNCNGKIIGARWYADDVDKTQLSDEFLSPRDANGHGSHVASTAAGNLVHNVSLHGLAPGAARGGAPRARIAVYKACWGIWSGQLICSEAAIAKAIDDAIHDGVDVLSLSMAGPLFMPATLHAIAKGIPVVYSAGNSGPSAETVQNMAPWLLTVAATTTDRLFPTTITLGSGQKLVGQSLFTDVKEANRFHKLELYLNNMCNETQVNTTAIKGKIVLCFTTNNILPVEKLVQVALSVRLNGGRAFIYTQHSTDLLDICGAIAMGIPCVATSREISYQIYQYYSTSQSSEAKVSLTQTVIGSGVPAPKVAAFSSRGPSPLYPGVLKPDIAAPGVNILAAAAQLGSYKEFGASYYLNSGTSMSCPHVSGIVALLKSLHPDWSPAALKSALMTTALVTDNNGLPLLADGTPTKIADPFDYGAGFVNPVQASDPGLIYDIDPSDYQKLFNCTGGSDIIDSSCPTIERSLMDLNLPSITIPNLKTSETVSRTVTNVGQPDAVYKALFEPPTGVDMSVEPPMLVFGKKMSRSFKVTFKATRKIHGDYSFGNLVWHDGGSHWVRIPIAVRVVIQNSYSTVF, from the exons ATGGTGTTGGTCGAGAGAGCTCCTCCGTTTATGTGCACCTTGATCTTTGCCACGCTTTTGGCTTTGCAATGTCTCGGTGGTTTCGCTGCTTCGTCTCAAGTTTCAGCGGAGGAAGCGAAAAAG TTGCACATCGTCTACCTTGGGGAGAGACAACATGAAGACGCTGATCTTGTCACTGCCTCGCACCATGACTTTCTGGCGTCAGTTCTCGGGAG CAAGGAAGCTGCTGCCGAGTCAATCATCTACAGTTACAAGCATGGATTCTCTGGCTTTTCTGCAATGCTCACTGAATCACACGCGACGAAAATCAGAG GGCTACCTGGCGTGGTGAGCGTGAGGATAAACCAAATGCATAACACGCATACTACTCGCAGCTGGGATTTCATGGGACTGCCCTACAACCAACCAAACGGACTGCTGGCGAATGCCAAAATGGGGGATGATATCATCATCGGCATCATTGACTCAG GCATTTGGCCAGAATCGTTGAGCTTTGAGGATGATCGATATGGACCCCCACCTCCAAAATGGAAGGGAATCTGCCAGAGCGGTGACTCCTTTGGCCCCAAGAATTGCAATGGCAAGATTATTGGTGCACGATGGTATGCCGATGATGTGGATAAGACTCAACTCAGTGACGAGTTCTTGTCACCCCGAGATGCTAACGGCCATGGCAGCCATGTCGCATCGACGGCTGCAGGAAATCTTGTGCACAATGTTAGCTTACATGGGCTGGCGCCCGGGGCTGCGAGAGGTGGCGCCCCCCGTGCCCGTATTGCAGTTTACAAGGCCTGCTGGGGCATTTGGTCAGGCCAACTCATCTGCAGTGAGGCAGCCATTGCCAAAGCAATAGATGACGCAATCCATGATGGGGTCGATGTCCTATCTCTCTCCATGGCAGGTCCTTTATTTATGCCAGCCACATTGCATGCCATTGCAAAGGGAATACCGGTTGTGTACTCAGCGGGAAATTCTGGGCCGTCTGCTGAGACAGTGCAAAATATGGCACCATGGCTTCTCACTGTTGCAGCAACCACAACTGATCGGCTATTCCCCACAACCATCACTCTTGGAAGTGGCCAGAAGCTTGTG GGACAATCTTTGTTCACGGATGTGAAAGAGGCAAATAGGTTTCACAAGCTGGAGCTCTACTTGAACAACAT GTGTAACGAGACTCAAGTGAACACTACAGCCATAAAAGGGAAGATTGTTCTTTGCTTTACAACCAATAACATTTTGCCTGTGGAAAAATTGGTTCAAGTGGCATTATCAGTGAGGCTTAATGGTGGACGAGCTTTCATATACACCCAGCATAGCACGGACCTTCTTGATATTTGTGGAGCTATTGCCATGGGCATTCCGTGTGTCGCTACCAGTAGAGAGATCTCCTACCAGATATACCAATACTACAG CACGAGTCAAAGCTCAGAAGCGAAAGTATCTTTGACTCAAACAGTGATTGGAAGTGGAGTTCCTGCTCCAAAGGTGGCAGCTTTCTCATCTCGAGGGCCAAGTCCACTCTACCCTGGGGTGCTCAAG CCTGATATCGCTGCACCAGGGGTGAACAttctagcagcagcagcgcagCTTGGTAGTTACAAGGAATTTGGGGCCTCCTACTACTTAAATTCAGGCACATCAATGTCATGCCCTCATGTATCAGGCATTGTGGCTCTACTCAAGTCACTCCATCCAGACTGGTCACCTGCTGCTCTCAAATCGGCACTCATGACTACTG CACTTGTCACGGACAACAATGGGCTTCCACTGCTAGCTGATGGAACCCCCACAAAGATTGCGGATCCTTTTGATTACGGAGCTGGGTTTGTTAATCCAGTTCAGGCAAGTGATCCGGGGCTCATATACGACATCGACCCTTCAGATTACCAAAAGTTGTTCAATTGCACGGGTGGGTCAGATATTATAGATAGTAGTTGCCCAACAATCGAAAGATCATTAATGGACTTAAATCTTCCATCGATTACGATTCCGAATCTCAAGACATCAGAAACAGTATCAAGGACGGTCACCAACGTGGGCCAACCTGATGCAGTGTATAAAGCCCTTTTTGAGCCTCCTACTGGCGTGGATATGTCGGTCGAACCTCCAATGTTAGTGTTCGGTAAGAAGATGTCACGGTCTTTCAAGGTAACATTCAAGGCGACACGCAAGATCCATGGTGATTACTCATTTGGTAATCTGGTGTGGCATGACGGAGGCAGCCATTGGGTCCGTATCCCAATTGCAGTTCGTGTTGTAATCCAAAACTCCTATTCCACTGTCTTCTAA